The Polyodon spathula isolate WHYD16114869_AA chromosome 10, ASM1765450v1, whole genome shotgun sequence genome contains the following window.
GACATCGTTTTTCCTGAAACCAAACAATTTAGATGTTAAAGGGCGTGGAGGTTCTGTTTGCTTTCTTAAAATAAGAGCActtattgtttataataatactCACGTCACCATTTTTTTGTCTAAAAAGTATTGATCTTTTTTAGCACCAATGACACGGCGTAGAGAGACTTCTTCTTTGTCAATCtgtcaaatacattaaaaaaaattacttttcccTTAAAAGAAGTAGAATATGATGATTAATTTACTTTCTGTGCCACGTTTACTTGCTGTTAACTACAGTGAATTTCAGTCTAAAATACTTGGCTAGTTTCTATCGATTTGAtacaacacattgaaaatggCAAACGAGGGCATTATTGCAGATTTAATGGCTGACATACTTACCGGTAACCTGTTGTCAGAATTGTCAAATATGATTTCCACAAAAGCAGAAATGACACGAGGACCAGTTCCTTCctacaaagtaaaataatgtttataatttaacctacttttaaaaacaaactttaaaagcaaataaaaaaaaaaaatatctagtacttttaaactttaaatctgatttgtttacatttcaatACTTTATTTTCACTAGGACTTGGTAAGGCCATTTGTCCAACCAACTATAACTCCACTTCCAGTGTTAATAACTTAATCTGAACCAACATGGAAAAGTCtggaggagaaaaaataaataaaaatccacagCAAAAGTAATATTTAATTGTGAGAATGTTGTTGtgcagaaaatgataaaaaaaggcTTGATGTATCCCTTTAAACAATGCAACTGTAGTTGGACAGTTCTAGTTCtccattgtgatttttttaactTACATGCAGCAAAGCCAGCCTCTGTTCGGGACGAAGGTGACTGAACTCATCGCTGAGTACAAACTGGatggctgaaagaaaaaaaaaaatatatatatataatatatatatatatatatatatatatatatatatatatatatatatatatatgggagaatCATTGCTCTAATAGACTTGGTATTCGGTTTGCTATGGACAGCCCCTTCATTGCAAATATCTGTATATTGGTTTAGCAACTAGAAATGTGTACTTAACACCAACACAAAGAGGAGAACATTTCATCATTTAACATGCTAGCTTCTTGGTTATTATTGTTCTAATTGGTTACTGAACAAGGTATGTAGCTTTCTTTTGCATggtaaaatgtataatactttagTAATATGGCATTTTGGAAGTGAGACCATCTACTTACCATAGAAAAAGTTACTTTTTCCAGATCCATTTCGaccaactaaaaaacaaacattatcagAAATCACAATATTTAGCCTACATACACATCAAACGGGTAAGAGTAATTATAATTAAACAGTTTCTAATAAACAGAACTGTGGGCGCCCAAATTCAGCTAACTCTATTATTCCCTGTTAATATTTTTGTCAAGTGTCAACATGTCAAAACATAAAATACGTAGAAGTCACTGACATCAAAAACATAGCCTTTGATGTGGTAATAGAATAGTATTTAacggataaaataaaataaaactcaccAATAACGTTGTGTTTAGGGCTGAATGGATCAACAACAGTTTGGTCCCTGTAACTTCGGAATCCCTGTATAATTACCTACAGCAAAGCAAAATGAAACTCATATAAAAATAGAATCTATGTAAGAAATGAGAAGGGCAAAGTACCATTGCTTTAATTTGCTGTCTCTACTTACCCTCAGGaggtcaataaaataaaacacagtgataaATCagaaaccagcaaaaaaaaaaaaaaaaagtataatatagaaattattatatatatatatttatatatataatatatatatatatatatatattgtttgttgttgacATGTACAAATTATCTATCCGAACTGCTATGATATGTCTCAAGGCTGGACAGAGTAAAGacttctgtatttttgttccgGATCCTTAACCCGCACACTGCTACTGCTGATGTGCAACCAAAACGCACAAGTTAACTAATTTTCCACACTAGCctgaacaaaaaatacagtattcatgttgGTGTTTGGTGCCTGAAatgaggagagagaaaaaaaaataacgcgCTTTGCAATAAATCCACCCATAAACACTTACAGCACTTAACTATATGAAGGGAACTTTTCGGAGGTCTAGTCTGAGGCCTACTTTGTATTTGCATAACACTGTCCACAAAATGAGTGCCCTCTTTAAAATGCGTAAATGAAAAATGCTGACAATACATACTACGTCGTTGTTAAGTATTGTATTTGGTGAACACGGAACATTTCGCGAAACATCTCGTTTACTTCTAAGCTTATTAATAGGATGTAAACAAAAACCATGTACAGTCCTGTAAGTGTGCTCTATATATAAGCATAGTGAACTTTccgtttattatttttttaaacatgttttaaaagtctctatgtattcatttatgattcaattcttatttatttttgcatacatTGCTCACAGCACTTGCAAATAATTTCCCTCAGAAACTAGGGTTTACAAAAACcgatatataaatacaaatatactgtacctgtttAATGTACATGGTCGGTTTCACCAATAATTTTCAAAACGCCAGTAACTGACCTCTCCCTCCACTTAAGGGAAGGAGCTACAGTCTGTAATAAAACCGATCTTTTACTGTAATTAGATTATTAACAAATATCCATCCACACAAAAACAGAGAGGCAACAAGATGGCGATGGGAGGCGGGACTGGAGAAATGTATCAAACAGGGGAGACGGGTAAAATTACAATGTTACCACAAACACACCGCACGGAGAAAAGACGATGCAGAAAATGCGATGAAAATCCATTTATAATTTTCGATTGCATGTGGATCACACGTCGTTCCTGTGCGTGTAAAAATAATGGTATTATTGATTTTTGTTGCAAGCGAGACCCATGACGTTTGAGGTTGGAACATTCTGACTGAGGTGAAAGCTTCGGCGCCAAAGCGTGCGAGATGCAGCTTGGAAAGCAACGCAAAGGATCGAGTTAGTAAATTGGTTGTAATCGTACACAATTCCTATTTTTACTTTTGCATACCTTAACGTTATACACAATTTCAACTTGAATTAACATCGCAAGGGCATTTGaggactttttttaaaacagcaagttcTTAAAAAGCAACCATATTGAGACTATTGCAGGTGTTGTGCTGCAATGTTCCAGTCGAATGTTTTGGTTTATAGTGGTTTGGAAAGCTCAGGTGAAATTATTTTATAAGTCAAAGCTGGCTACCAACCGGAGAGGTTTCTGCGTATGAGAATGGACTGAACCAACTAATAATTGGGTCCTAATCGATACATGTGTCAGCCACCAGGGGGAGTTAGTGACGCACTCATTTCTGACCGTGTAGAATCGTAACGCGTACTTGAATGCAATCCTAAACTAACCGCCATGCCATTGTTTACCCTTTTGAGGGTGGTATTTAGTGTCTCCAGGTGCTAActaatataatttacatttaaacaaatgcatatagtttactacacgACAAATACGATTTCTATCATTAACTGGAACGGAACATTGTGTGGCATCCTAAAAAAAAGGCATGACTTTTCGATTGATGAGAGCtgtaatttattgtgtgtgtatgtatgtgtgtatgtgtatatatatatatatatatatatatatatatatataattatatatatagacctACTGATAAGATTTCCTACTGTTAAAATTTGCTGACGTTgatgttttgtaactgaactgtatcccggaAGACCGCCCACTCAGCATTTGACAAGCTGCAGAAAATGTCAGTTTAGGAGCCGaaatgattattggttgttagtttcGTTGGAAactaattatatcctgtggttataGCACGGCcttgcagcatttgacaggctgagCAGAACTTGACAATAAGGGGGGTTGTGAGAtgtattaagagaggtaatttctcaaagaacctatatGGTGCATGCCGATTGGTTTTTCCAAAATCGTGATAATAAAAggggtatgatattaagcgagCTGATCAAAAACGGGTTCATCTATATATGGAAAATACTTGAGAGCTTATTTTAGAATCTAATGAGTcaaaaaatgactttttcaaaTTCACACTATTATCATGTTTTGGtctcaataaaacaacaattcatGACACATTTTACAAACAAGTTTATTAGCATTTGAACTTCAGtcattagcaaaataaataaataaaacttataaACTCAGTAGGCATGGTGTATAACAACATTAtgccacttattattattattattagtattattattttttacatttcaataaattaaaCAGGTGCTCATCATATGAAAGATGTAACTGATCAGATCATGTTATGTGGATAAGGCGTATCCTGTCCAGTTGTGATTAATGTAAGGCACCTCTTTACAGGTGACATTACttttgatttcattttataacaaaatagaaGTGGTTTTTATTACAGTCAGTCTTAACGGTTTCTCCTTTGGGCAGCACTGCTGCCTTTATCCAGTGTCagatgaaaaaaatgcatattgtgCATGGGATTCAAGTATTTTAAGGAAACACCCTCACGCAGGTTCAGCACTAAGGCGATGCAGCTATAGAGTTGAGCTTCAGCTGGTGCACGGGAGACTGGACTGGCAGGAACGATGTAGGGAAAGCAAAGACAGAGCCCTCACAGCTCTTATTAAAGGGGAACTCCTCAGTGAAGAAGGAGACTGGCTCCCTTTTGCAGGTGGCCACCTGGGTGGTGGGAGGAGAGAGGACCTTGGACTCAAACTGAAGCAGCTGACCCATGAAGCCGAAGTTTGGGGAGATGAGCCCACGCCGCTGCTTGATAAAGTCAAAGGCCTCCTCCAGGCTGAGCCTCTTGGTTTTCATGATGTAGGCCATGCAGATGGTAGGCGATCTGGAGATGCCAGCTTCACAATGCACCAGGACCTTTCCTCCCACCTGCCTAACACAGTCTGGAAGACAAAGCAACAACCCTTGGTTAGTAGTGTGAGGCAGCTCTCCACTTATCAGTGATTGACTGATTATTTCAACTAGTAGTGCATATGAATAAAATTTCCCCCACCTAATTGCATCTTTTCCCTGAACTCCTAAAGAAGAAATGAGATGGGTTGCAATATTTGGAATACATGGCatgacatttcaattaaaattttGTGCATGAACGCAAGCAGGCTGTCAATCACTGTAATGTGTTTGCGTGGTTTTGACGGACCCAGTTAAAGCAGAATCCATTGACCCTGTTGTCAGTTGTGAGAACTTGCTATTACAAAGGGTTGTGAACCCTTTGCTTTATTCCCATTAGAGACTGAAACTATGAAGCCTTTTTGCCACAGAGAACAAACTATGTACCCCTCCCCCACCTGGCCCTTCATCCTCTATCCCATTAATTAAGCAACGCTTCCCACCGCCTACGCGACCCTTTGAAAGCTGTTCTCTACAGCCTTGTCACACTTCAATCACACCACTCACTCTTGCCCCACCtcactgtttttttaatgatttaattctAATACTCCTACATCAGTCTCGACTCATCTGTGTTTCGTAGCTACACAtgaaacagacccccccccccccccccatctctatACTCTCAGTATTGCAACATCATTTTTAATGTCTCCCtttgtttttgtcaaaaaaatttgatgatttttttttttttttttcattttgtagccCGCAATTTCCTTGGTAATTGCCTCCAGCACCACACCTGCAACAACCTCCTGCCATCGTCAATAGAAATCTCATTACAGAGGTACTGGCTACTCCCTGGCTAGGGATTAAGAGGATGGGAATGACTTTGAGGATTCTTAGGGGATCTGAGTAATGTGAAATGCAAAATAACGAAAATGGGCTTTTCTCCTGTTAGATGTGAGCAAGAAGAGGACAGCATAATGAAGTCTCCTGAACACCCTGCAGTATCTGGGTTAGTTTAGGAGGGTTTTAACTATATAACCTTGTTGGGATTCAGCTATAGTAACTATACTGTACCTACTTATATGTATATCATTTAACACTTAATACAACAATCCAACCATTCAATATTATTAGTAGGGCTAATATTATTTGTACTGTTTGAGCCATACAGGTGCATGTTGATTAGGTATTTATAATGTCAAATATTGCATCTGCACCTGACAGGCTTTCTATAAATTAACAATAAAGTAACTTCAGATTAACATAACTCAATATCTTCGTAACTTTGAGccatatacttttttgttttttaattatgaaaaaaaaaacaaatgtgttgctTCTTTTGCAAAAGCTTCTCTTGTGAATGTGAAAATGAAATGCTGGTGCATAAATCCACCGTCCCACCAAATCCCTAGGCTTTGAGAAGCAATGTCCTCTGCTCGGATTCATAATTCATCAGCTGCTAGCTGTCAGAAAGCAGCAGTTCCATTGATACAATATGTATAGCTGACACTAAAGTagccatggtttgtttttaattcttaaattgtGGGTCCTCATTCTAGCATGTATCTTAGAAATAAAGGTTCACAGTGATTTTCAACAACAGCTCTTTGAAAAACATATGTTGCACTAATCAGGATCATTCTTTTTTGTCACCACTGTATGTGACCCACTCATATACCCGTGGAATGTGTTTATATGACTTCTTACTGATTAATAACTTGGAAGCTAAGCTTAATAATCAAGACAGTTCATTCTGAATACGAGTGCATGTTCTATCTAATGCAAAGTGTTTCAGAGCAGACGATACGTACCAATAAAATCTATTGCCTCCTGGAAGTGGGAGCTAATGTCAGCCATGTGACTGTCCTCCACTGGTATCCATTTATAACGAAACTGTCCTTTGAACTGTTCAGTGGCTCTGCGGGAGACATTGAGCAGTGCTGTGATGTGAAGGTCATGGAGATAGTCCTGCCTGGAGGCATGGTAGGCACTCCCGAGGTAAAGAAAAGGAAGGATTTCAACCGGCTGGCCCTAAGAAATAAAGGAAAGTCAAATTAAAGTAatgagacaaaacaaaaaaaaaaatctggatgcTCTTGCACTGATCTGCTTCTTATTCCATATTTATTTGTTCTATCAGATCAAAGAGGCCCTTGCTGAGCTGGACCAGGTGGCTGTTATACCTCTTTGAAATGAGCTCTTTCTCTGATCGAAGTTTTGATGGTGGATCACAAAGCCAGTGAATATCGTGTCGCCTGCAGCAAACAGCAGGTGCAACACAATGTGAGTCTCAGTGCCTCAAAGTCATGGATTAACAGATACAGTGCCGTTACCTGTCAATCAGAATACCTGGTGCACATGCTGAAACACCTGTACATGATACACCTGTGCACCCTACACTGAACAATTCAATGTCACTTAATATAATGCAAGGGTTTAGACCCACTTACCACAAAGAGACTTTTTAACCTCCCCCAAGCAGCAAAGCATCTTTATAAAAGAGTCTACCAATTCAAAGAGATACTAAACCCCTTAAATTAATTAGGTAGAGGTGAATTGACATAATACGGGGGGGGATAATAATTGTGATAGGGTATGTGCAGTATAATAGTGATTATAAGGATTTTACTGCAGTGTGCATTAAATACTTTTGGATGCAGAGATAAAACAAGGATGGGGTGTCTGTTTAAAAGTAAGATCATTGGGTGCAGAGTGCAGTAAAGGAAAATAATGCTGTCTTCCAGTAAGGCTGTGAAAATAATGTGATGACCGGTTTGTGAACACCACGGAACACTAATTACTTTATGATGCATCTGTCAAGTCACAAAAAAGGGAAGAAGGCTTTGTGACTCATTCTAATGTGACATCACCTAGCAAACAGTTTCAATCCAGCCACCTGACCAGGACAAAATTACAGAGGCAGAGGCTCTTAGTTTGTTTTCCAATCAATCTCATTCTCCATGTTTGTAAGACCACTATCAGTGTGGTACGAACACTTCCATAGAGACCCCATGTCACACTTCTTAGAGTAAAATTTTATGACATCGATGACATTCGTAccgcatatattatatatatatatatatatatatatatatatatatatatatatatatatatatatatatatatatatatatgtttttaaaagtttctcACCTCTTGACAGAGCTGATCCAGCTACCGTCTTTACTGTGTCCCTCTAGCAGATGAAAGGTAATggcaaacatttgaaataaagctTTATTTCAGCAGCCTCTGCTTTTCTCTTTATAAAACAACATTGAATGCTGTGCTTACAAAACATTAAACTAATCTGCTTTCCTCTTTCTCAGCTGTACACTAACCCTTACATTAAACCATGAAGAGCCGGGAAGTGACAGCAACTTGGAGCGCAGCCTAAATGAAACTCATACTAGCTTCTGAGAAATGTGCATAGTGTGGTGGTGGGAGCTTAGCTGTTATACAGCCAGCCGTACATGTGTATTCATGCTGAGCTCTGATTCAACTGCACAGGCCTGAAATGTCATCCACAAGCTACCAAACAGGAACTACTCAAATGAGCCAAAAAAGGAAGGCATTTAATTAGAGAGCTCAAAATGAGGAAGTTTGCAGTTCTTACTCCCCGCCCCCTTTCCATACCTGATCGTAAGCTGCTTTATGGTTAGTGCTGAGTTTCTCATAAGGGCTATTGCTGAGGCTTGTGGAAGTTTCAGTTCTGCCCTGTGTGGCTGGTCTCAGCTCTGTGCAAAGTTCAGGGTACTGGGAATGGAAGCTTTCATATCCTCCTGcc
Protein-coding sequences here:
- the LOC121322330 gene encoding dual specificity protein phosphatase 5-like, translating into MKVSSMNCYRLRKLIRKESGSCLIVDCRPYFSFSTSSIKGSVNVNLNSVIVRRSRGGTVPLQFVIPDERAQSRLREGSISAVVALDDRSSHWQKVKKDSTAQIVINTLLGLTNGAKICFLKGGYESFHSQYPELCTELRPATQGRTETSTSLSNSPYEKLSTNHKAAYDQGQPVEILPFLYLGSAYHASRQDYLHDLHITALLNVSRRATEQFKGQFRYKWIPVEDSHMADISSHFQEAIDFIDCVRQVGGKVLVHCEAGISRSPTICMAYIMKTKRLSLEEAFDFIKQRRGLISPNFGFMGQLLQFESKVLSPPTTQVATCKREPVSFFTEEFPFNKSCEGSVFAFPTSFLPVQSPVHQLKLNSIAASP